In a single window of the Delftia tsuruhatensis genome:
- the zapD gene encoding cell division protein ZapD, with protein MILYEYPFNERLRTYLRLEQLYRRLGELLSRAHAIDHHFALVTIFEIMDVASRADLKTDVLKDLERHKNLLDSLRGNPDIAEHMLDQVSRHVEQCFAQLNAQNGKAGQALTDNEWLMAVRSRIGIPGGTCGFDLPAYHAWQFHDPQVRLRDLEDWASTLAPLGQSLQLLLKLLRETGVPQWVAAEKGVFQQAMPPGRSFQLLRLRIDPALSLVPEISGNRLLVSVRLLRPEEGAKPQPCSDDASFEVTLCS; from the coding sequence GTGATCCTGTACGAATATCCCTTCAATGAGCGCCTGAGGACCTACCTCCGGCTCGAGCAGCTCTATCGCCGCCTTGGCGAGTTGCTGTCGCGCGCTCATGCCATCGATCATCATTTCGCACTGGTGACCATCTTCGAGATCATGGATGTGGCCTCGCGTGCCGATCTGAAGACCGATGTACTGAAGGATCTGGAACGCCACAAGAATCTGCTCGACAGCCTGCGCGGCAATCCCGACATTGCCGAGCACATGCTCGACCAGGTCTCCCGGCATGTGGAGCAGTGCTTTGCCCAGCTCAACGCCCAGAACGGCAAGGCCGGACAGGCCCTGACCGACAACGAATGGCTGATGGCCGTGCGCAGCCGCATCGGCATCCCCGGCGGCACCTGCGGCTTTGATCTGCCTGCCTACCATGCCTGGCAGTTCCATGACCCCCAGGTGCGCCTGCGCGATCTGGAGGACTGGGCCAGCACCCTGGCGCCTCTGGGGCAATCGCTGCAACTGCTGCTCAAGCTGCTGCGTGAAACCGGCGTGCCGCAATGGGTGGCTGCGGAAAAGGGCGTGTTCCAGCAGGCCATGCCCCCGGGCCGCAGCTTCCAGCTGCTGCGCCTGCGCATCGATCCGGCGCTGAGCCTGGTGCCGGAGATCAGCGGCAACCGCCTGCTGGTGTCCGTACGCCTGCTGCGCCCTGAGGAAGGTGCCAAGCCCCAGCCCTGCAGCGACGATGCCTCTTTCGAGGTCACGCTGTGCAGCTGA
- a CDS encoding type II secretion system F family protein: protein MATAASKGIKEFVFEWEGKDRNGKIVRGETRAGGINQVQAMLRRQGVLPSKIKKRRTRGGKKIKPKDIALFTRQMATMMKAGVPLLQAFDIVGRGNTNASVTRLLADIRADVETGTSLNAAYRKHPMYFDSLYCNLVEAGEAAGILEALLDRLATYMEKTEAIKSKIKSALMYPISVVVVAFVVVTIIMIFVIPAFKEVFSSFGADLPAPTLFVMGISDVFVQWWWVIFGVLGGGLYFFMQAWKRNERMQQFMDRTLLKVPIFGVLIEKSCVARWTRTLSTMFAAGVPLVEALDSVGGASGNAVYANATEKIQQEVSTGTSLTVAMTNANVFPSMVLQMCAIGEESGSIDHMLGKAADFYEEEVDDMVAGLSSLMEPIIIVFLGTLIGGIVVSMYLPIFKLGQVV from the coding sequence ATGGCCACAGCAGCGTCCAAGGGCATCAAGGAATTCGTCTTCGAATGGGAGGGCAAGGACCGCAACGGCAAGATCGTCCGCGGCGAGACCCGGGCCGGCGGCATCAACCAGGTCCAGGCCATGCTGCGCCGCCAGGGCGTGCTTCCCAGCAAGATCAAGAAGCGCCGCACCCGCGGCGGCAAGAAGATCAAGCCCAAGGACATCGCGCTGTTCACGCGCCAGATGGCCACGATGATGAAGGCCGGTGTCCCGTTGCTGCAGGCCTTCGACATCGTGGGACGCGGCAACACCAATGCCAGCGTGACGCGCCTGCTGGCCGACATCCGCGCCGACGTGGAGACCGGCACCTCGCTGAATGCGGCCTATCGCAAGCACCCCATGTACTTCGACAGCCTCTATTGCAATCTGGTGGAGGCCGGGGAAGCCGCCGGTATCCTGGAAGCGTTGCTCGATCGCCTGGCCACCTACATGGAGAAGACCGAGGCCATCAAGTCCAAGATCAAGTCGGCGCTGATGTACCCGATCTCCGTGGTCGTCGTGGCCTTTGTCGTCGTGACCATCATCATGATCTTCGTGATCCCGGCCTTCAAGGAAGTATTCAGCTCGTTCGGCGCCGATCTTCCCGCCCCCACGCTGTTCGTGATGGGCATCAGCGACGTCTTCGTGCAGTGGTGGTGGGTGATCTTCGGCGTATTGGGCGGCGGCCTCTACTTCTTCATGCAGGCCTGGAAGCGCAACGAGCGCATGCAGCAGTTCATGGACCGCACACTGCTCAAGGTCCCGATCTTCGGCGTGCTGATCGAGAAATCCTGCGTGGCGCGCTGGACGCGTACCCTGTCGACCATGTTCGCCGCAGGTGTCCCGCTGGTCGAGGCGCTGGACTCCGTGGGGGGTGCATCCGGCAACGCCGTCTACGCCAACGCCACGGAGAAGATCCAGCAGGAGGTGTCCACGGGCACCAGCCTGACCGTGGCCATGACCAATGCCAACGTCTTTCCCTCGATGGTGCTGCAGATGTGCGCCATCGGGGAGGAGTCGGGTTCCATCGACCACATGCTGGGCAAGGCCGCGGACTTCTACGAAGAAGAGGTCGATGACATGGTCGCAGGCCTTTCCAGCCTGATGGAGCCCATCATCATCGTCTTCCTGGGCACTCTCATCGGCGGCATCGTGGTGTCCATGTACCTGCCCATCTTCAAGCTGGGACAGGTGGTCTGA
- a CDS encoding prepilin peptidase, which translates to MLLDPWMQAALGGLFGLMVGSFLNVVVHRMPRMMEQDWDAECARWVQERSGGVPSLPSTPAEPALSLSRPRSRCPHCGHAIAWHENIPVFSYLALRGRCSQCKTPIGVRYPLVELTCAALFAFCIARWGISPTGAAWCLFSAALLSLALIDWDTTLLPDDITLPLLWGGLLASALHWTTVPVADAIWGAAGGYLSLWLVYWGFKLVTGKEGMGYGDFKLFAALGAWFGWQALIPIILVSSVIGAVVGIALKINSRLREGGYVPFGPFLAGAGFAAMVFGPQQMLQSLLSALGL; encoded by the coding sequence ATGCTTCTGGATCCCTGGATGCAGGCCGCGCTGGGCGGCCTGTTCGGCCTGATGGTCGGCAGCTTTCTCAATGTGGTGGTGCACCGCATGCCGCGCATGATGGAGCAGGATTGGGATGCGGAGTGTGCCCGATGGGTGCAGGAGCGCTCCGGCGGCGTACCGTCCCTGCCATCCACCCCGGCCGAGCCCGCGTTGAGCCTGAGCCGCCCCCGCTCGCGCTGCCCCCATTGCGGCCATGCGATCGCCTGGCACGAGAACATTCCCGTGTTCAGCTACCTGGCGCTGCGGGGCCGTTGCTCGCAATGCAAGACACCCATCGGCGTGCGCTATCCACTGGTGGAGCTGACCTGTGCCGCGCTGTTTGCCTTCTGCATCGCGCGATGGGGCATCAGCCCGACCGGCGCGGCGTGGTGTCTGTTCAGTGCCGCCTTGCTGAGCCTGGCGTTGATCGACTGGGATACCACGCTGCTGCCCGATGACATCACCCTGCCCCTGCTATGGGGCGGACTGCTGGCATCGGCGCTGCACTGGACGACCGTACCCGTGGCCGATGCCATCTGGGGCGCGGCTGGCGGCTATCTGTCGCTGTGGCTGGTCTACTGGGGCTTCAAGCTGGTCACCGGCAAGGAAGGCATGGGATATGGCGACTTCAAGCTGTTTGCCGCGCTCGGCGCGTGGTTCGGCTGGCAGGCCCTCATTCCCATCATCCTGGTCTCTTCGGTGATCGGTGCCGTCGTGGGCATCGCGCTGAAGATCAACAGCCGCCTGCGGGAAGGCGGTTATGTACCCTTCGGCCCCTTCCTCGCCGGTGCAGGTTTTGCCGCCATGGTGTTCGGTCCCCAGCAGATGCTGCAATCCCTGCTGTCGGCACTCGGACTTTGA
- a CDS encoding NUDIX domain-containing protein — translation MTDKEKSLSAAAGVAAPRKHTEVAVGVLLREADGALLITSRPPGKPYAGYWEFPGGKLESGETVEQALRRELQEELGVEIAAAEVWKVTEHDYPHALVRLHWCKIRRWSGEFEMREGQQMAWQQLPLQVHPVLPGAYPVLQWLSEERGLPFDAGHYEAGRPQA, via the coding sequence GTGACTGACAAAGAAAAATCCCTGAGCGCTGCTGCCGGCGTGGCCGCACCGCGCAAGCACACTGAAGTGGCAGTCGGTGTGCTTTTGCGTGAGGCCGATGGCGCGCTGCTGATCACCAGCCGGCCCCCTGGCAAGCCCTATGCCGGCTATTGGGAGTTCCCGGGCGGGAAGCTCGAATCCGGCGAGACGGTGGAGCAGGCGCTGCGCCGCGAGTTGCAGGAAGAGCTGGGCGTCGAGATTGCCGCCGCAGAGGTCTGGAAGGTGACCGAGCACGACTACCCGCATGCCTTGGTGCGCCTGCACTGGTGCAAGATCAGGCGCTGGAGCGGGGAGTTCGAGATGCGCGAAGGCCAGCAGATGGCTTGGCAGCAACTGCCCTTGCAGGTGCATCCTGTGCTTCCTGGCGCCTACCCCGTGCTGCAGTGGCTCAGCGAGGAGCGCGGATTGCCATTCGATGCGGGCCACTACGAGGCCGGCCGGCCGCAGGCCTGA
- a CDS encoding ATP-binding protein, with translation MTSPTQAVATPLLQLVQRAEQLMQRIEAILPQPLQSPADWNAAIAWRYRKRANGCGLLEPVRHVGAMQLSDLQNIDVQKDKIARNTEQFVTGRTANNVLLTGARGTGKSSLIRACLHAYAPHGLRLIEVDKADLTDLPDIVEVVAGRPEKFIIYCDDLSFEEGEPGYKAMKSILDGSVSAASPNVLVYATSNRRHLLPEYQSENLTYQRGEDGELHPGEVIEEKISLSERFGLWVSFYPFSQDEYLRVVAQWLEALGLDRPAIEAARPEALVWALERGSRSGRVAHQFARDYAGRAERQAGGQTGIADVQGLAEEAEL, from the coding sequence ATGACTTCGCCAACGCAAGCCGTCGCCACCCCTTTGCTGCAGCTCGTGCAGCGCGCCGAGCAGTTGATGCAGCGCATCGAGGCCATCCTCCCCCAACCCCTGCAATCGCCCGCTGACTGGAACGCAGCCATCGCCTGGCGCTACCGCAAGCGCGCCAATGGCTGCGGCCTGCTGGAGCCCGTGCGCCATGTCGGCGCCATGCAGCTTTCCGACCTGCAGAACATCGATGTGCAAAAGGACAAGATCGCCCGCAACACCGAGCAATTCGTCACAGGCCGTACCGCCAACAACGTGCTGCTCACGGGGGCGCGCGGCACGGGAAAATCCTCGCTGATCCGCGCCTGCCTGCATGCCTACGCCCCTCACGGGCTGCGCCTGATCGAGGTGGACAAGGCCGATCTGACGGACCTGCCCGATATCGTGGAAGTGGTGGCCGGTCGGCCCGAGAAGTTCATCATCTATTGCGATGACCTGAGTTTCGAGGAGGGCGAGCCTGGCTACAAGGCGATGAAATCCATTCTTGACGGCTCGGTCAGCGCCGCCAGTCCGAACGTGCTGGTGTATGCGACCAGCAACCGTCGCCACCTGCTGCCCGAGTACCAGTCGGAGAACCTGACGTACCAGCGTGGCGAGGATGGGGAGCTGCATCCCGGCGAGGTGATCGAGGAGAAGATCTCGCTGTCCGAGCGCTTCGGCCTGTGGGTAAGCTTCTATCCGTTCAGCCAGGACGAATACCTGCGCGTCGTGGCGCAGTGGCTGGAGGCGCTGGGACTGGACAGGCCTGCCATCGAGGCGGCCCGCCCGGAAGCCCTGGTCTGGGCATTGGAACGCGGCTCGCGCAGCGGCCGTGTCGCTCACCAGTTCGCCCGCGACTATGCGGGCCGCGCCGAGCGCCAGGCCGGCGGCCAGACCGGCATTGCGGATGTACAAGGGCTGGCTGAAGAGGCCGAGCTCTGA
- the coaE gene encoding dephospho-CoA kinase (Dephospho-CoA kinase (CoaE) performs the final step in coenzyme A biosynthesis.), with translation MVSTPLLPSVRTPVRLGLTGGIGSGKSTVAARLALRGAVVVDADRISRSLTAAAGAALPEIIRSFGPGLIDASGALDRARMRELVFQQPDARQRLEAIIHPLVARQTAQEVDQATAAGCRLIVHDIPLLVESGRWPGLLDAVLVVDCRPETQIVRVMARNGLSREAVASIIATQASRAVRLAAADWVLYNDEAMTIEALHACTDRISAWFGL, from the coding sequence ATGGTCTCCACTCCCCTCCTGCCATCCGTGCGCACGCCCGTCCGGCTGGGCCTGACGGGGGGCATAGGCAGCGGCAAGAGCACCGTGGCTGCACGGCTGGCCTTGCGCGGAGCGGTCGTCGTCGATGCGGACCGGATCTCGCGCAGCCTCACGGCCGCCGCAGGTGCCGCCCTGCCGGAAATCATCCGCAGCTTCGGCCCCGGCCTGATCGACGCCAGTGGCGCCCTGGACCGGGCCCGCATGCGCGAGCTGGTATTCCAGCAGCCCGATGCGCGCCAGCGCCTGGAGGCCATCATTCACCCCCTGGTGGCCCGGCAAACTGCGCAGGAGGTCGACCAGGCCACGGCAGCAGGGTGCCGGCTGATCGTCCACGACATCCCCTTGCTGGTGGAGTCCGGCCGCTGGCCCGGCCTGCTCGATGCCGTGCTGGTGGTGGACTGCCGCCCCGAGACACAGATCGTGCGCGTCATGGCTCGCAATGGCCTGTCCCGCGAGGCCGTGGCTTCCATCATTGCCACCCAGGCCAGCCGCGCCGTCCGCCTGGCGGCCGCCGACTGGGTGCTCTACAACGACGAAGCCATGACGATCGAAGCTTTGCACGCATGCACCGATCGAATCTCAGCATGGTTCGGGCTATGA
- a CDS encoding DNA gyrase inhibitor YacG: protein MSTTSQPTSSKAGPTVRCPTCGGPSLFAPANRFRPFCSERCRQIDLGAWANEEFRVPAPTPPEDAPFGDPRTEP, encoded by the coding sequence ATGTCCACGACTTCCCAGCCAACGTCCTCGAAGGCCGGTCCGACGGTACGTTGCCCGACCTGCGGTGGCCCCAGCCTGTTCGCGCCAGCCAACCGCTTCCGTCCCTTCTGCAGCGAACGCTGCCGCCAGATCGACCTGGGCGCATGGGCCAACGAGGAATTCCGTGTCCCCGCCCCCACGCCCCCGGAGGATGCACCCTTCGGCGATCCCCGCACCGAGCCCTGA